In Hamadaea flava, a genomic segment contains:
- a CDS encoding TRM11 family SAM-dependent methyltransferase, translated as MGTEYALLVAPSANRVYTQSAPDLTRAELAAFSAGALEGRLGPATPRDLGGQTYLVFATEDPLTSEDLAVLGNLSSGLALYELVPGDLLRPIRTSALDKFDDDLITIPKYSGKTNENFTKLLLNVTALASAWAGDFGSRTFTVLDPVAGRGTTLNQALMYGWNPIGIEIDGKDLDAYAAFLKTWLRRKRIKHSADITPVRREGRKLGRRFDVEFTSDDRRLTFFEADTTQARALMKRQVADLLVADLPYGVVHGSRTSKGLERGPAELLSAALPGWIELIRPGGAVGLSWNTHVAPREQAVELLERHGLAVLAPIGLEHWVDQGITRDVLVARRS; from the coding sequence GTGGGAACTGAATACGCGCTGCTCGTCGCGCCATCCGCCAACCGGGTCTACACGCAGTCCGCGCCCGACCTGACGAGGGCCGAGCTGGCCGCGTTCTCCGCCGGAGCGCTGGAGGGGCGGCTCGGCCCGGCCACGCCGCGGGATCTCGGCGGCCAGACCTATCTCGTCTTCGCCACCGAGGATCCGCTGACCTCGGAAGACCTGGCCGTCCTCGGCAACCTCAGCAGTGGGCTGGCCCTCTACGAGCTGGTACCCGGCGACCTGCTCCGGCCGATCCGCACCTCAGCGCTGGACAAGTTCGACGACGACCTGATCACCATCCCGAAGTACTCCGGCAAGACCAACGAGAACTTCACGAAGCTCCTGCTGAACGTGACCGCGCTGGCGAGCGCCTGGGCCGGCGACTTCGGTTCCCGGACCTTCACCGTGCTGGACCCGGTCGCCGGGCGGGGGACGACGCTCAACCAGGCCCTCATGTACGGCTGGAACCCGATCGGCATCGAGATCGACGGGAAGGACCTCGACGCGTACGCCGCGTTCCTGAAGACCTGGCTGCGGCGCAAACGGATCAAGCACAGCGCCGACATCACCCCCGTACGCCGAGAGGGGCGCAAGCTCGGCCGCCGGTTCGACGTCGAGTTCACCTCGGACGACCGGCGCCTGACGTTCTTCGAGGCGGACACGACCCAGGCCCGGGCGCTGATGAAGCGGCAGGTCGCCGATCTGCTGGTGGCAGATCTTCCGTACGGCGTGGTCCACGGCTCGCGTACCAGCAAGGGATTGGAGCGGGGACCCGCGGAGCTGTTGTCGGCCGCGTTGCCCGGGTGGATCGAGCTGATCCGGCCCGGGGGAGCGGTGGGCCTGTCCTGGAACACCCACGTGGCGCCGCGCGAGCAGGCCGTGGAGCTGCTGGAGCGGCACGGACTGGCGGTGCTGGCGCCGATCGGCCTGGAGCACTGGGTGGATCAGGGGATAACTCGGGACGTGTTGGTGGCGCGGCGCTCGTAA
- a CDS encoding DUF2510 domain-containing protein, with amino-acid sequence MDQRPGVVISAGADRALFLRAEEVAAYQELATLVRRRPTIAGPPLDVEALERLAASLTGEADIQLTEAEADCLDLLRNQTVVRAALPLRIRPVCVACGLAGEKLVNPARPTKAASKSGEVAETIIESVGMLAANPVLAVVRFVGGMGQIRADVQADLPVCVRCDGIEFDSHAVTFCPYCRAMREESVLVNCPDCGQDFPVARDARTLWTPLAQAVGAGRLAYASERLAVAAGHLENSLYTGQKEQLIAGLAAEDELIGLVRCGRPADTMRGVALLLTTGGLGWSHEVMTSKAVGGTVRWSQVTAVHLSGPVGQQVLALLVRDEPPLVFNRFKGSGVNLGDRVCDFTAPGLHRLVCELSGLPWEPPAMPVSPPPPQPPPPPQPPPPQPPSPPQPPLPPPPQRAPVPPPPPRPQPVPQQRLPGWYPDPWRQARARWWDGRRWTDHVQR; translated from the coding sequence GTGGATCAGCGGCCGGGCGTCGTGATCAGCGCGGGCGCCGACCGCGCCCTGTTTCTGCGGGCCGAGGAGGTCGCCGCCTATCAGGAACTGGCGACCCTGGTCCGGCGACGGCCCACGATCGCCGGTCCGCCGCTCGACGTCGAGGCGCTCGAACGGCTCGCCGCGTCGCTCACCGGCGAGGCGGACATCCAGCTGACCGAAGCCGAGGCGGACTGCCTCGACCTGCTACGCAACCAGACCGTCGTCCGGGCGGCGCTGCCGCTGCGCATCCGGCCCGTCTGCGTGGCCTGTGGGCTGGCCGGCGAGAAGCTGGTGAACCCGGCCCGGCCGACGAAGGCGGCGAGCAAGTCCGGCGAGGTCGCCGAGACGATCATCGAGAGCGTCGGCATGCTCGCGGCCAACCCGGTGCTCGCCGTGGTCCGCTTCGTCGGCGGGATGGGCCAGATCCGCGCGGACGTGCAGGCCGACCTGCCGGTGTGCGTACGGTGTGACGGGATCGAGTTCGATTCGCACGCGGTCACGTTCTGTCCCTACTGCCGGGCCATGCGTGAGGAATCCGTGCTGGTCAACTGCCCCGACTGCGGCCAGGACTTCCCGGTCGCGCGGGACGCCCGGACACTGTGGACACCGTTGGCTCAGGCCGTCGGGGCGGGGCGGCTGGCGTACGCGTCGGAACGGTTGGCGGTCGCCGCCGGGCACCTGGAGAACTCGCTCTATACGGGGCAGAAGGAGCAGCTGATCGCCGGGCTCGCCGCCGAGGACGAGCTGATCGGCTTGGTCCGCTGTGGACGCCCGGCCGACACCATGCGTGGCGTTGCGCTTCTGCTCACCACCGGTGGTCTCGGCTGGTCCCACGAGGTGATGACGTCCAAGGCTGTGGGTGGCACAGTCCGCTGGTCGCAGGTCACGGCCGTCCATCTGTCCGGCCCCGTGGGCCAGCAGGTCTTGGCCCTATTGGTACGCGATGAGCCGCCGCTGGTCTTCAACCGGTTCAAGGGGAGCGGGGTGAATCTGGGCGACCGCGTCTGCGACTTCACCGCGCCAGGACTGCATCGGCTCGTGTGCGAGTTGTCCGGGCTGCCCTGGGAGCCGCCGGCCATGCCGGTGTCCCCGCCTCCGCCGCAGCCGCCTCCGCCGCCACAGCCGCCTCCGCCGCAGCCGCCGTCTCCGCCGCAGCCGCCACTGCCTCCGCCGCCGCAGCGAGCACCGGTGCCGCCGCCACCGCCGCGCCCACAGCCGGTTCCGCAGCAGCGTCTGCCGGGCTGGTATCCCGACCCGTGGCGGCAGGCACGTGCGCGCTGGTGGGACGGCCGGCGCTGGACCGACCACGTGCAGCGGTGA
- the infB gene encoding translation initiation factor IF-2 — MAGKARVHELAKELGVESKIVLAKLKEMGEFVKSASSTVEAPVARRLKEVFGPGSAAPSGAPSAPSAPAAATASDSRVSARPAPPMKKAVPSKPKAPATPAATPMGKSAHDIEVAAAEARATALKAEQEAAVKAAQQAAQQRDTRRPSGDGPKPTFMPPKPGTPAARPATPAGRPERGPGQGERPAGDRAPRTPGAPGAPGTPRPPARSGGNNPYGITPGGGGARPTPGNAMPRPNPASMPPRPSPASMPPRPSPGQMPSQRPTRPGGGAGRPGGGGGGGGFRGGPGGGGGGGGFRGGPGGGGGAGGGGFRGGPGGGGGGGFRGGPGGGGGAGGAGAGTGYRGGPGGGGGAPVGGGGRPGGGGGRGRGGGAAGAFGRPGGRPSRGRKSKKQRRQEFDNLSAPTMSSGAPRGNGQVVRLPRGASLSDFADRINANPGSLVQEMFNLGEMVTATQSCSDDTLLLLGEHLGFDLQIVSPEEEDRQLLAQFNIDLDAEVDEERLVVRPPVVTVMGHVDHGKTKLLDAIRSANVVEGEAGGITQHIGAYQVHVEHGEEDRAITFIDTPGHEAFTAMRARGAQATDIVVLVVAADDGVMPQTIEALNHAKAADVPIVVAVNKVDKPEANPGKVRQQLTEYGLVAEEYGGDTMFVDISAKARLNIDGLLEAVLLTADASLDLRAPVDGNAQGIAIEAHLDKGRGPVATVLVNRGTLRVGDSIVAGNAYGRVRAMLDENGTALPEAGPARPVLVLGLTAVPGAGDTFLAADDDRTVRQIAEQRQARKRAAEQARLAGRATLETLLEKIKEGERTTLDLIIKGDVAGSVEALEDALVKLPIPDEIQLRIIHRGVGAITESDVNLASASADSTAIIIGFNVRPMQSAREMADRNGVEIRYYTVIYQAIEEIEAALKGMLKPVYEEAALGSAEIREVFRSSKIGLIAGCIVRDGLLRRNAKARVIREGTVVAENVTITSLKRFKDDATEVREGFECGLTLGGFGSPQIGDIIESYEMREKPRV; from the coding sequence GTGGCAGGCAAGGCCCGCGTACACGAGCTCGCCAAGGAGCTCGGCGTCGAAAGCAAGATCGTGCTCGCCAAGCTCAAGGAGATGGGCGAGTTCGTGAAGTCCGCGTCGAGCACCGTGGAAGCTCCCGTCGCCCGTCGGCTGAAGGAGGTCTTCGGTCCCGGTTCGGCGGCGCCCAGTGGCGCCCCGTCCGCACCGAGCGCACCGGCCGCGGCGACCGCGAGCGATTCCCGGGTGTCGGCGAGGCCGGCTCCGCCGATGAAGAAGGCGGTTCCGTCGAAGCCGAAGGCCCCGGCTACCCCGGCGGCCACCCCGATGGGGAAGAGCGCACACGACATCGAGGTCGCGGCGGCGGAAGCCCGCGCCACGGCTCTCAAGGCCGAGCAGGAGGCCGCCGTGAAGGCGGCTCAGCAGGCGGCCCAACAGCGGGACACCCGCCGTCCGTCCGGCGACGGTCCCAAGCCCACGTTCATGCCGCCCAAGCCGGGTACGCCGGCGGCCCGTCCGGCGACGCCGGCCGGCCGTCCCGAGCGTGGCCCGGGCCAGGGCGAGCGTCCGGCCGGCGACCGCGCTCCGCGTACGCCGGGAGCTCCGGGCGCGCCGGGGACTCCGCGTCCGCCGGCCCGCAGCGGCGGCAACAACCCTTACGGCATCACGCCGGGTGGCGGTGGGGCTCGTCCCACGCCCGGTAACGCGATGCCGCGTCCGAACCCGGCCTCGATGCCGCCTCGGCCCAGCCCGGCTTCCATGCCGCCGCGGCCGAGCCCCGGCCAGATGCCGTCGCAGCGCCCGACCCGCCCCGGTGGCGGCGCGGGTCGTCCTGGCGGCGGTGGCGGTGGCGGTGGCTTCCGCGGCGGTCCTGGTGGCGGCGGCGGTGGCGGTGGCTTCCGCGGTGGCCCTGGTGGCGGCGGCGGTGCCGGCGGCGGTGGCTTCCGCGGCGGTCCCGGTGGCGGCGGTGGCGGTGGCTTCCGCGGTGGCCCTGGTGGCGGCGGCGGTGCCGGCGGCGCCGGTGCGGGCACCGGATACCGTGGCGGCCCTGGTGGCGGCGGCGGTGCCCCGGTCGGCGGCGGAGGCCGTCCCGGTGGCGGCGGTGGCCGTGGCCGTGGCGGCGGTGCCGCGGGTGCCTTCGGGCGTCCCGGTGGCCGGCCGTCTCGTGGTCGCAAGAGCAAGAAGCAGCGGCGTCAAGAGTTCGACAACCTGTCCGCCCCGACGATGAGCTCGGGTGCCCCGCGGGGCAACGGCCAGGTGGTCCGCCTGCCGCGGGGCGCGTCGCTGTCGGACTTCGCCGACCGCATCAACGCGAACCCGGGCTCGCTGGTCCAGGAGATGTTCAACCTGGGCGAGATGGTGACCGCCACGCAGTCCTGCAGCGACGACACGCTGCTGCTGCTCGGTGAGCACCTGGGCTTCGACCTGCAGATCGTCAGCCCGGAGGAGGAAGACCGCCAGCTGCTCGCGCAGTTCAACATCGACCTCGACGCCGAGGTCGACGAGGAGCGCCTGGTCGTCCGTCCGCCGGTCGTGACCGTCATGGGTCACGTCGACCACGGTAAGACGAAGCTGCTGGACGCGATCCGGTCGGCGAACGTCGTCGAGGGCGAGGCCGGCGGCATCACCCAGCACATCGGCGCGTACCAGGTGCACGTCGAGCACGGCGAGGAAGACCGGGCGATCACCTTCATCGACACCCCGGGTCACGAGGCGTTCACCGCCATGCGTGCCCGTGGCGCCCAGGCCACCGACATCGTGGTCCTGGTCGTCGCGGCGGACGACGGCGTGATGCCGCAGACCATCGAGGCGTTGAACCACGCCAAGGCGGCCGACGTGCCGATCGTGGTGGCGGTGAACAAGGTCGACAAGCCGGAGGCCAACCCGGGCAAGGTGCGCCAGCAGCTCACCGAGTACGGGCTGGTGGCCGAGGAGTACGGCGGCGACACGATGTTCGTCGACATCTCCGCCAAGGCCCGGCTCAACATCGACGGCCTGCTGGAAGCGGTGCTGCTGACGGCGGACGCCTCGCTCGACCTGCGGGCTCCGGTCGACGGCAACGCGCAGGGCATCGCGATCGAGGCGCACCTCGACAAGGGTCGTGGCCCGGTGGCCACGGTGCTGGTCAACCGGGGCACGCTCCGGGTCGGTGACTCGATCGTCGCCGGCAACGCGTACGGCCGGGTTCGGGCGATGCTCGACGAGAACGGCACGGCGCTGCCGGAGGCGGGTCCGGCTCGCCCGGTCCTGGTCCTCGGTCTGACCGCGGTTCCGGGCGCCGGCGACACGTTCCTCGCCGCCGACGACGACCGGACGGTACGCCAGATCGCCGAGCAGCGGCAGGCGCGGAAGCGCGCTGCCGAGCAGGCACGGCTGGCCGGCCGGGCGACGCTGGAGACGCTGCTCGAGAAGATCAAGGAAGGCGAGCGGACCACGCTCGACCTCATCATCAAGGGCGATGTCGCCGGTTCGGTGGAAGCTCTGGAAGACGCGCTGGTCAAGCTGCCGATTCCGGACGAGATCCAGCTGCGGATCATTCACCGGGGCGTCGGCGCGATCACCGAGAGCGACGTCAACCTGGCGTCGGCCTCGGCGGACTCGACGGCGATCATCATCGGCTTCAACGTCCGGCCCATGCAGTCGGCGCGCGAGATGGCCGACCGCAATGGTGTGGAGATCCGGTACTACACGGTCATCTACCAGGCCATCGAGGAGATCGAGGCGGCCCTCAAGGGCATGCTCAAGCCGGTCTACGAGGAGGCCGCGCTGGGCTCGGCGGAGATCCGCGAGGTCTTCCGCTCGTCCAAGATCGGTCTCATCGCGGGTTGTATCGTCCGCGACGGGCTCCTTCGGCGCAACGCCAAGGCGCGCGTCATCCGCGAGGGCACGGTCGTGGCCGAGAACGTCACGATCACGTCGCTCAAGCGGTTCAAGGACGACGCGACCGAGGTCCGCGAGGGCTTCGAGTGTGGTCTGACGCTGGGCGGCTTCGGCAGCCCGCAGATCGGCGACATCATCGAGAGCTACGAGATGCGCGAGAAGCCGCGCGTCTGA
- a CDS encoding YlxR family protein — protein sequence MERRTVSGDAGSARDTARGAGRGTSRPVRTCVGCRQRAAASELLRFVAIAIDSDLPRSPDIGGSRAVRVVPDPTRRAPGRGAHLHPIPACLALAEKRRAFGRALRVAGVCDITPLSEAIHGGKARLTGS from the coding sequence GTGGAACGTCGCACGGTGTCGGGCGACGCGGGTTCAGCGCGTGATACAGCACGTGGAGCAGGGCGCGGTACATCGCGTCCGGTGCGGACCTGCGTCGGCTGTCGGCAACGAGCGGCGGCCTCCGAGTTGCTGCGGTTCGTCGCGATCGCGATCGACTCTGACTTGCCAAGATCCCCCGACATCGGGGGATCGCGCGCGGTCCGGGTCGTGCCCGATCCGACTCGCAGGGCGCCGGGTAGGGGAGCTCATCTGCACCCCATCCCGGCATGTCTCGCTCTGGCGGAGAAGCGTCGCGCCTTCGGGCGCGCGTTGAGAGTCGCGGGTGTCTGCGACATCACCCCGCTCAGCGAGGCGATCCACGGCGGGAAGGCCCGCCTGACCGGATCATGA
- the nusA gene encoding transcription termination factor NusA, which yields MNIDLAALRALEREREIPFETILAAIESALLTAYRHTEGAEAHARVEIDRKTGAATVLAQEVDEEGAILREWDDTPHDFGRIATMTAKQVILQRLREATDEVHFGEYVNRDGDLVTGVIQAHETRSEKGIVTVDLGKLEAVLPQSEQVPGEVYRHGERIRCVVVHVVKGPRGPQVTLSRSHPALVKKLFALEVPEIADGTVEISAIAREAGHRTKIAVRSTVPGVNAKGACIGPMGQRVRAVMSELHGEKIDIIDWSDDPAEFVGNALSPARVVKVEVVDLAARAARVTVPGEVLSLAIGREGQNARLAARLTGWRIDIRSDTPETGTARPPRGLDHEAEPA from the coding sequence GTGAACATCGATTTGGCCGCGCTTCGCGCGCTGGAGCGAGAGCGGGAGATCCCGTTCGAGACGATTCTGGCCGCGATCGAGTCGGCGCTGCTCACCGCCTACCGGCACACCGAGGGCGCGGAGGCGCACGCCCGGGTGGAGATCGACCGCAAGACCGGGGCCGCCACCGTGCTGGCCCAGGAGGTCGACGAGGAGGGCGCGATCCTGCGGGAGTGGGACGACACCCCGCACGACTTCGGGCGCATCGCGACCATGACCGCCAAGCAGGTCATCCTGCAGCGGTTGCGCGAAGCCACCGACGAGGTGCACTTCGGCGAGTACGTGAACCGCGACGGCGACCTGGTCACCGGCGTGATCCAGGCTCACGAGACCCGGTCCGAGAAGGGCATCGTCACCGTCGACCTGGGCAAGCTGGAGGCGGTGCTGCCGCAGTCCGAGCAGGTGCCCGGCGAGGTGTACCGGCACGGCGAGCGGATCCGCTGCGTGGTCGTGCACGTGGTCAAGGGTCCGCGCGGTCCGCAGGTCACCCTGTCCCGGTCGCACCCGGCGCTGGTCAAGAAGCTGTTCGCGCTGGAGGTGCCGGAGATCGCCGACGGGACGGTGGAGATCTCCGCCATCGCCCGCGAGGCGGGTCATCGCACCAAGATCGCCGTACGCTCGACCGTCCCCGGGGTCAACGCCAAGGGCGCCTGCATCGGCCCGATGGGCCAGCGGGTCCGCGCGGTGATGAGCGAGCTGCACGGCGAGAAGATCGACATCATCGACTGGTCGGACGACCCGGCCGAGTTCGTGGGGAACGCGCTCTCGCCGGCCCGGGTGGTGAAGGTCGAGGTCGTGGACCTCGCGGCGCGGGCTGCGCGGGTGACGGTGCCTGGCGAGGTGCTGTCGCTGGCGATCGGGCGGGAAGGGCAGAACGCCCGGCTGGCCGCCCGGCTCACCGGCTGGCGGATCGACATCCGCTCGGACACTCCGGAGACGGGTACGGCGCGCCCGCCGCGCGGTCTGGATCACGAAGCCGAACCGGCCTGA
- the rimP gene encoding ribosome maturation factor RimP yields MAQRSRRSAPPSVPAAPRRSPAQLAEVRDRVRDLIEPVLNKAGYDLEDLGVRQVGRRHQLRVTVDGDGGVNLDTIADLSRAVADALDAAEESGEEIVPGEYQLEVSSPGVDRPLTLPRHWRRAVGRLVAVKIHGDPTAKDSAHKTDKQVTGRVLAADETSVTLELAEKKSVTTQAYALDRLGPGRVQIEFNRLDEISDDDLEEIADSDDGVDEEVDEEDVEEQ; encoded by the coding sequence ATGGCACAGCGTAGCCGCCGGAGCGCGCCCCCGAGCGTCCCGGCTGCCCCGCGTCGTTCGCCGGCTCAGTTGGCCGAGGTTCGTGACCGCGTACGCGATCTGATCGAGCCGGTGCTGAACAAGGCCGGCTACGACCTCGAAGATCTGGGCGTACGCCAGGTGGGCCGGCGTCATCAGCTCCGGGTCACGGTGGACGGCGACGGCGGAGTGAATTTGGACACCATCGCGGATCTGTCGCGGGCGGTGGCCGACGCGCTGGACGCCGCGGAGGAGTCCGGCGAGGAGATCGTCCCCGGCGAGTACCAGCTGGAGGTCAGTTCGCCCGGCGTCGACCGGCCGCTGACCCTGCCGAGGCACTGGCGCCGGGCGGTGGGCCGGCTCGTGGCGGTGAAGATCCACGGCGATCCCACGGCGAAGGATTCCGCGCATAAGACTGATAAGCAGGTGACCGGCCGGGTCTTGGCGGCGGACGAGACGAGCGTCACGCTGGAGCTCGCCGAGAAGAAGTCGGTGACCACCCAGGCGTACGCACTCGACCGGCTCGGGCCGGGGCGGGTGCAGATCGAGTTCAACCGGCTTGACGAGATCTCCGACGACGACTTGGAAGAGATCGCTGACAGTGACGACGGGGTTGACGAAGAAGTAGACGAAGAAGACGTGGAGGAGCAGTGA
- a CDS encoding twin-arginine translocation signal domain-containing protein: MRTPDGASGTSRRDLLRALAAVGAAGALAGCDLLAGPEPDPDPLLGLLAETQALLTAYDQVIAAGSANAAKLQTIRATHEAHLTALTAMISPPSPTATPSAATAADSVADLKKAEATAAKTAYDACVATIPARATLLGEIAAARATHLAVLS; this comes from the coding sequence ATGCGCACACCGGACGGGGCTAGCGGGACGAGCCGTCGTGACCTGCTCAGAGCCCTGGCGGCGGTCGGCGCGGCCGGTGCGCTGGCGGGGTGCGACCTGCTGGCCGGGCCAGAACCCGACCCTGACCCCCTGCTCGGGCTGCTCGCCGAGACCCAGGCCTTGCTGACCGCGTACGACCAGGTGATCGCGGCGGGTTCGGCGAACGCGGCGAAGCTTCAAACGATCCGGGCGACGCACGAGGCTCATCTCACCGCGTTGACCGCGATGATCAGTCCGCCCAGCCCGACCGCGACGCCCTCGGCGGCGACCGCCGCCGACTCGGTAGCCGACCTGAAGAAGGCGGAGGCCACGGCGGCGAAGACCGCGTACGACGCCTGCGTGGCCACCATTCCAGCGCGCGCGACGTTGCTCGGCGAGATCGCGGCCGCCCGCGCGACCCACTTGGCGGTGCTCTCATGA
- a CDS encoding ferritin-like domain-containing protein: MTSPSAAPSASEAPLSADGTARLATALDLEHQAVYAYGVLGPYLSGSLRTSARTAEETHRTRRDKIEALLGDAAPTGAAGYALPQPVKDKASALALAALVEDGVTTAYRAALAATSGGNRKIVLDAMIDAANRAAAWRRAAGTTPGTVSFPGRPA, from the coding sequence ATGACGAGTCCTTCGGCTGCGCCGTCGGCGTCCGAGGCGCCGCTCAGCGCCGACGGGACGGCCCGCCTGGCCACCGCGCTCGACCTGGAACACCAGGCCGTGTACGCGTACGGCGTGCTCGGGCCATATCTGAGCGGCAGTCTCCGGACCTCTGCCCGGACCGCCGAGGAGACGCACCGTACTCGGCGGGACAAGATCGAAGCCCTGCTCGGGGACGCCGCGCCCACCGGCGCCGCCGGGTACGCCCTGCCGCAGCCGGTCAAGGACAAGGCGAGCGCCCTGGCGTTGGCCGCACTCGTCGAGGACGGCGTGACGACGGCGTACCGGGCGGCGTTGGCCGCGACCTCGGGCGGCAATCGGAAGATCGTGCTCGACGCCATGATCGACGCCGCGAATCGGGCGGCCGCCTGGCGACGGGCGGCCGGGACGACACCCGGCACGGTGTCGTTCCCCGGACGCCCAGCCTGA